The proteins below come from a single Cupriavidus pauculus genomic window:
- a CDS encoding helix-turn-helix domain-containing protein, producing the protein MKASLPPFPSVVRQLKDLGERLRLARLRRQLTTELFAERMGISRETLRRLELGDPTIAMGTYMRALRVLGLDSDIDAVARDDTLGRKLQDLALPQPKTRRRQTS; encoded by the coding sequence ATGAAAGCAAGTCTGCCCCCATTCCCCTCCGTCGTTCGCCAACTGAAAGATCTCGGCGAGCGACTCAGGCTCGCCCGGCTTCGCCGGCAACTGACGACGGAGTTATTTGCAGAACGGATGGGGATCTCCCGCGAGACGCTACGTCGGCTCGAGCTCGGTGATCCGACCATCGCCATGGGGACCTACATGCGCGCCCTGCGCGTGCTGGGTCTGGATAGCGATATCGATGCGGTTGCGCGCGATGACACGCTCGGCCGGAAGCTGCAAGACCTTGCGCTGCCGCAGCCGAAGACTCGGCGTCGTCAAACTTCGTAG
- a CDS encoding Abi family protein encodes MQGSQAVVSFGHMRDDARRRIETGIVRRSDGAKNKCTEENESAKNESAKNERPHKVAFRFIGVVDVGGCWTPYRKSTAKICPTRVQAKSNAMSTLKQQHVAGAVRALSRARLSSYRSFFTALTDREAFGLYCWNESISQCVSRALAITEVVMRNQFHGALSRRYGTNGSATSRDWYLHLRLTKASEEAVKKMTHQRARVSGRWQLVARTPMPWPDDVVSKLTFGFWSHLLDAGHDTAGALIDWPSILVEVLPGHRYRNSAYWVARKNRDRLFARIDYCNSLRNRVAHLEPIWKAGPLLEEDRPRRNLTQSPVQRSPSNPAEAITRLHLSYNRILEMMRWFSPDMYSTYLVSESHHRFMSLNTPAGLDAYRMHGGHRRERPVEIGAFRRFRELKRELRRIGKRHGAAEVVHGERRLAVWTPLS; translated from the coding sequence ATGCAAGGTAGCCAAGCCGTCGTAAGCTTCGGCCACATGCGCGATGACGCCCGCCGCCGAATAGAGACAGGCATCGTGCGACGGAGCGATGGTGCTAAGAACAAATGCACTGAAGAAAACGAAAGCGCAAAAAACGAAAGCGCAAAAAACGAAAGGCCACACAAGGTGGCCTTTCGCTTCATTGGCGTCGTGGATGTTGGCGGCTGTTGGACACCCTATCGGAAGAGCACAGCCAAGATTTGCCCCACGCGCGTACAGGCAAAGTCTAACGCAATGAGCACTCTCAAGCAACAACATGTCGCAGGCGCGGTGCGCGCCCTCTCACGAGCACGGCTGAGTAGCTATCGGTCGTTCTTCACTGCTCTGACGGATCGTGAAGCGTTCGGTCTCTACTGTTGGAACGAATCGATATCACAGTGCGTATCGCGTGCACTGGCTATTACTGAGGTCGTAATGAGGAATCAATTCCACGGCGCGCTCAGCCGCCGCTATGGCACGAATGGTTCCGCCACGTCGCGGGATTGGTACCTCCACCTCAGGCTGACCAAAGCTTCCGAAGAAGCGGTCAAGAAGATGACACACCAACGCGCCCGGGTCTCGGGCCGCTGGCAACTCGTCGCACGCACACCAATGCCGTGGCCCGATGATGTCGTATCCAAGCTAACCTTCGGGTTCTGGTCACATCTGCTGGACGCGGGCCATGACACCGCAGGCGCACTGATCGATTGGCCAAGCATCTTGGTCGAAGTTCTTCCCGGCCACCGTTACAGGAACAGCGCCTACTGGGTAGCGCGCAAGAATCGCGACCGCCTTTTCGCAAGAATCGACTACTGTAATAGCCTGAGAAACCGCGTCGCCCATCTCGAACCGATCTGGAAAGCGGGTCCTCTTCTGGAGGAAGATCGGCCACGGCGAAACCTTACTCAGAGCCCCGTTCAACGCTCCCCTTCAAACCCTGCCGAGGCCATCACGCGCCTGCACCTCAGCTACAACCGCATCCTGGAAATGATGCGGTGGTTCTCTCCCGATATGTACTCGACCTATCTCGTCTCCGAGAGTCATCATCGGTTCATGTCATTGAACACTCCTGCCGGGCTAGATGCCTATCGCATGCACGGTGGTCATCGGCGCGAGCGCCCTGTCGAGATCGGAGCGTTCCGTAGATTCCGCGAACTCAAGCGGGAGCTGCGACGCATTGGCAAACGACACGGGGCCGCGGAGGTTGTTCACGGAGAACGGAGGTTGGCGGTCTGGACGCCGTTGAGTTGA
- a CDS encoding DUF429 domain-containing protein, which yields MAGIDVGDLNKGFHLVILREREIVCAPRSKDAADLLSVCIEHDVRLVGIDAPCQWSVGTAGRKAEKEMMKQRIFCFSTPTEEKAQLGRDGFYGWMLNGRRVFDLFAPHYPLMVEAYTDKPHMFETFPHAITCALLGTDTASAKKKRAQRRDILERSGIDTSSLRSIDDLDAALCALTAQLHLEGRSRAYGDAEGGYIVVPNFRLPDTGASNRPLVR from the coding sequence GTGGCTGGTATTGACGTCGGCGATCTCAACAAGGGATTCCATCTCGTGATCTTGCGCGAGCGTGAAATTGTTTGCGCGCCGAGAAGCAAGGATGCGGCAGATCTGCTCAGCGTCTGCATCGAGCATGACGTCCGGCTGGTTGGCATCGACGCTCCCTGTCAGTGGAGCGTTGGAACGGCTGGCAGGAAGGCGGAGAAAGAGATGATGAAACAGCGAATCTTTTGCTTCTCTACGCCAACGGAAGAGAAGGCGCAACTTGGTCGCGACGGGTTCTATGGCTGGATGCTGAACGGTCGTCGAGTCTTTGATCTGTTCGCCCCTCACTACCCGCTGATGGTTGAGGCTTATACGGACAAGCCGCACATGTTCGAGACCTTTCCGCATGCGATCACGTGCGCGCTTCTTGGAACGGACACCGCTTCCGCAAAGAAGAAAAGGGCTCAACGCAGAGACATATTGGAAAGGTCAGGCATTGACACCTCCAGCCTGCGCTCGATCGACGACCTCGATGCCGCGCTTTGCGCGTTGACGGCGCAGTTGCATCTGGAAGGCAGGTCGCGTGCCTATGGAGATGCTGAAGGCGGCTACATTGTGGTGCCGAACTTTCGCCTGCCAGACACGGGGGCAAGCAACAGACCTCTAGTGCGCTAG